TGCTATGTTCATAGTCTATATCTCAGAATTCAGTCCATATGGAACACTTCCTCCAGCGGAACGGTCACCGGGGAATTGTCAGGATTCGTCTCCATAATATCCGCCATAAAATCCCACCACTTCTGCACGACTTCCGTTTCGCCAAGATCCTGTGATCCCTGATCTCCGGACACTTTTTGGACGGCGAATAAAATGTTGGTCTCTTCATCCAGAAAGATGGAATAGTCGCTGATACCGGCGTCTTTAAGCAGTTGTTTCAGCTCCGGCCAGATCGCCGCGTGGCGTTTTTCGTATTCTTCCTTGCAGCCAGATTTGAGTTTCATCTTAAATGCTTGGCGTTGCATAGTCGCCTCCAGGGTTATAAGAGCAATTGGTCGGCACCATTATTTTACAAAAATACAGGTGCTATTGACAGAGATTGAATAATCCAAACATCCTGAGCGATCCCCCTTGGCGGGAGAGCCGTCCCAACGGGATCCCCGTGGGGAAGGATCTGGTCAATTCACTCCTGAACGTGCCTTTACGAGATCCCTCCGTTCGCTCCGCTCAGTCGGGATGACGCGTTATTTCTATTCATTCTAGGACAAAAGCAACACTAGTCATCCTGAGCGACCCCGATTCATCGGGGGAGCCGAAGGATCTCGTGAGTTACACTCCGAAAGGTCATTCACGAGATCCCTCCGCTCATCCGGCAGCAGCCGGATTCGGTCGGGATGACTCAATGTTAACTTTTACTTGATAGTATTAAAACGCCAGCCATCCTCAGCACTATCCGGGAGCCGCCGGATGAAATCGAGGTTCTCGCTCTTCAATCGATTTCGGGCTTCTCATGGTATTTCCACGTCACGGACGGGCGGGTAAAAAAACTAAAGAATCGCCCAATGCCCGTTTTTTTCTTGACAAAAAACGGGCAGCCTCATAGAGATCCCTGCGGGAAAAAAATCAAGCCCCCACGGGATCTCTGCGGGGGAGGGAACTCGTAATTTTACCCCAGGAGTATCCCAAGCAAGATTCCTCAATTCCACTCCGTTCCGCTGGGAATGACTGATTCGTAGTCTAGGGGCAAAGCTTCAGTCATCCTGAGCGAAAGCCCGGAGGGCTGAAGCCGATGGATCTCGATCTCTTACCTCTGAACATTGAATTTACGGGATTCCTCCACTCACTTACACTCGGTCGGAATTACTTACTTGCCTACTCTGACATCCGCTGCAACTCCATCCCCAGGAACTGTCGCCAGGTTTCGCCGTCCCGGGAGTATTCCCCGGTTTCCGTCCATGTATTCTTTGTAACAATTGTGGTATACCGGATGGTACCGTCACGGCCGTCTTCGAACCACCAGATGAACTGTCCGGTGCTGTCCAGTTTGGCACTAGCCGTGGTCGATTGTCCTGTAGCCAGATAGGATTGAAGCGTAAACTCTCCGGGAGATTTTCCGGCAGAGATAATCCCAAATGCCTGATGGACTTTTCGTTCCTCAGGGGTTTTGCCCTCGCCTTCAATTACGAGAATAGTGTTATCCAATTTCCATTCCACTAACTCCGTCTGGGTGAACTCGTTCTTCTCCCCGTTTCGCATCATCATCCAGCCGTCGCCCTGCCACTCTCCGGCGAAGTGACTGAGTTTTTCCATGCTTTCGTCCTGCGAAGGCATGCCTTCCTGGGCAAACCCGACCGCTCCCATCAAGAGCAGGCAGAACAGCATACAGCCTGTTTTATAGACTCTCTTTTTTTCCACTTTGGATCCTTTCTGTTTTGTGTTGTATTCGTACCTGGCATATCAGCTGTAGCGAAAAACGATCACTCCTTCTCGCATCCAACATCGCCGGGATGGAGGTACTGTTCTATGGTTTCTACATAACGTTTGAAGGCTTCCCGGCCCTTGTCAGTCATGGTGCAGGAAGTTCTCGGACGTTTGCCCACGAATGATTTGTGGATTTCGATATATCCGGCGTCTTCCAGCTTGGAGAGATGCACACTCAGATTCCCATCGGAGGTATCGATTGCTTCCTTCAGGAAGTTAAAATCCGCCTCCTTCACCGAGATTAGCGCCGACAGAATCGCCAGGCGTACCGGCGCATGGATCAGCCGATCCGGTTCGTCATACTGCTTCATGGCTTTCACCTGCGTAACGTTTGATGGCGTAGCCGGGCACCAGGTAACCCGGGATTATAGTCACTCCCATGATGAGTGTATGGTATTGGGCAGGCATAAACATGGCCACAACGGCGCCAACCCCCCAGATAATGCCTGCGTACTGCATCACCCGGTATTCGATAACCCGACCGGTTACAAATGTGGCAATTCCGGCCAGAATCGAAATAGTGGGGACTAACGAGTCATAAGAGATCCCACCAAACATCACTCCCACAAATGCCACCAGAAGAATACTTATTCCACACGCTTGCCAGACACTGGAAATCGCCGAGTCTACATAGGTCGTTACGCCTGATTTCTCCCGGTTCCGGCTTTGCATAAGCACGGTAATAATTGCGCCGAATGCAGTCACTCCGCTCCAAAGCACCCAGGAATACTGCGCTGCGTGCAGATATTCCAGTGCGTATTGGGCAATACAGGCAAATAAAATCAACCAGCCCCAGAGCAGGAAATACCCGCCGGAACCGGCAGCGCGACGTCGGGTCTTCTCGATCATCTCATGAATAATTTCGATGCGATCTTCCATTGATTTTCCCTTCACTTTGTTTCATTTATTAACTTTGTTTCATTTATTAACTTTGTTTCATAAAGTTATCTGCTAAATTGAAATAGTCAAGTAAAAAATGGGCAATTTTAGGTCGTACTAAATCAGGTGAGCTCATGGGGAGCCTGTGGGAGATGGATTTCGATGGTTGAAGACCTTGTTTTCCATAGAGAAGAATTTCCCGCCACCGATTCCGCCAATGCGGGAACCGGTGTTGGAGGGCTACCTCGGGGACAGCCCCTTTCCTCATAGAGATCCCTTTGGGACAGGGGTCAGCGACCCTGAAAGGGGCAAAAACACGAAGAAGGATCTGGCAATTTCACCCGGTGGTCGCTTCACGAGATCCCTCCATTCGCTACGCTCAGTCGGGATGACTCGATTTTTTTACTCGTTCTAGGACGAACGCAACACTAGTCATCCTGAGCGACCCCGATTCATCGGGGAGCCGCCCCAACGGGATCCCTACGGGGAAGGATCTCGTACTTTCAACCTCCGGGCTGTTCGGTCATGTAGTTCTATGATAAAAAAAACCGCCACCGACGCTGGGAGCGGTCGGCGGCGGGAGGTACCAATCCTAAAACAACGCTTTCAGTGCAGCCTTCCACCGTGTCCGCATCTCCTCGCGCAGTTCCTGACTGGGAATTTTCTCCTGGTGGAAGCTAACGGTGACTTTTTCTTCCCATTTCGGAATAACGCGAATCTGAAGTGTGGATGCCTCCGGCCAGTCCGGCGGTTGCCACGTGAGCCGGATGTGTTCGTCGTTTACCACCCGGACTTCGCCGGTAATTCCTCCCGCGGTTTCGTAGGTTTCACCTTCGGCGAGGACGAATCCGGGGCTTTCTCCGAGCCACTGCTGCAACCCGTCCTGAGAAAGCAATCGCTCCCAGGTGTCCCCTTCGGATAGATGGACGGTTTTCTGCACTCCGATCTGGAAGGTACCTTCGGCAGTCTGCCCGACTTTCCGCCGGCCGGTCTCCTTTTCGTAGCGATTGGTAATAGTCTGGCTCCACCAGTGAGAGACCCCATGCTCGTTTCGCAGCCAGGCGGCGATCTCTTTATGTGGTTTATCGGCCACGGCACTCCCCGACAGGATCTGCATCCATACGTCCCAGCGTCTGCCGGTGGCTTCGTTTACAGCGTCGTCGGAAATTTCGCGTGTCATGGTTTATTCCAGTGTTATAGTGTTCGGGTGTTCGAGTGTTCAGGTTAAACAACAGTGCTACAATGTTACTGTGTTATAGTTACGCGCTTTTTCTTACTCTTACTCGTAATTTGTGTTGATTGTGCCTTAATTATTAATTGTGTGTTGGCCTAAACCTTAAATCTTTTAATTTGACTTGTGGCTTTAGAACAATCAACCACGAACAATTTTTCCTTTTTTCTTTTCCCCTCTCCGATTTCCTTCATCCGCCCCAACAAGATGCCGTTTTGCTCAACAATCCCCACTCACTTTATACCCCTATACCCTTATACCCTTATACCCTTATACCCATATACCTAATCCTCCCAGTCATCGGTGCGGAAGGAGGATGCCGGCAACCCCGCCTTGTTAAACAACGACGCCGCGCTGGTGTCATCCCAGGCGTAGCGGACGGCCACCGGATTCGGAACTTCCGGATGGGATACGACAATCGTGCTCTTCCGGACCTTTACATTTGCAGGATAGAATGTCCGGTCATTTCCGGCGATGCGAAAGTTGGCTGAACCGTCGCCGGTTATTTTCAGACCGCCGTCCGCATAATCGAAGTGCAGAATAACTTTCCCATCTATTTTCTCCATAGATGTATAGAGCGGGCCGGAGGGGATGGCATCTTTGCCGTATTCGTTCACCAACGCCCAGCGCGCCAGTCGCTTCCCGACGTCCTGTTTGTTGGCGGGATGGATATTGTCCGGGTTGCCGATATCCAGCGTGACCGCCATCCCCGTATACGGCACGGAAAGCGTTTCGAACTGGGCCTCCCGCAATCGCTGGGATGCAGTCTCCGGGCCGTAATCGTACGGCGCAATCTGGACGTAGTAAAACGGCATATTCTCCTGTCCGAATTGGTCACGCCAGTCCCGGATCATCGTTGGAAACAGCGTTTTGTACTGCTCCGGCCGGCCGGTGTTTGCTTCCCCCTGATACCAGATGACACCCCGGATCGTCAGTGGCGTTATCGGCGCAATCATGCCGTTATACAGGCACGAAGGCGTAGACGCACCCACGGTAATCGGAACCTCCGGGCGTTCAAAGAATTCGGCGGTTTCGATTCCGAACCGATAGTACTCACCGTTATGGAGTTCCGCTATCGGCAGGTATTTCCAATCGCCGGCCAGCGAAAGTGCCTCTCCTTTTTCATCGCCGGGATACAGCTGCATTTCTTTCGGGTCACCGTATATCCCACCGCCACCACCGGTATCGATGACGCGAACTGCGATGAGATTCTCACCGGATTTTACCAGGTCACCCGGCACCGTGTACATGCGGTCCTTTTGCCACACGCCCTCAACTTCATTCCTGCCAACTAGATTACCATTGAAGTATGTGGCATCCATATCATCGATTGGGCCTAATTCCAGAGTGAGCGGCTGTCCAGCCCACTCAGGCGGAACCGATATATTTTTCCTATACCAAACCACGCCGTCCCACTGCCCCATCCCGGTCTCTTCCCAGAGAGTAGGCTGCGCCATAGACCGCCAGTTTTCGTCGTCGTATCCCGGATTGGCACACTGTGCATCATTAAATTCGAGTGATGTGAACCGATCCTCTCCTGATGACTTAAATTGAACCGTCTCATGGGACGCTAGCCATCGGTTATACTTTAGTACGTCATCTCTGCTCGATTCAATTTTTTCCAGCGTTTCCCGCATTTCATCCACCGTACGGAGCGCTTCGGTACTCGTCCAGGCTTCAACAGGCGTGCCGCCCCAGCTGGCGTGAATCAAACCAATGGGGACTCCCAGCTCCGTATGCAGATTTCGACCAAAGAAGTATGCGGTGGCGCTAAATTCCGCCACAGACTCCGGAGTACAGACTTTCCACGTGCCATCGGTGTCCGTTAATTCTTGAGCAGAGATGGTTCGCTCAACGGTGTACAACCGGATATCCGGATAATCCGCAGCACTGATTTCCTCTTTGGAATTCTGAATGAGGTCATTCGGCGGCCAGCCCTGCATCGGCATCTCCATATTGGACTGTCCGGAGCAAAGCCAGACCTCGCCCAGCAGGACGTCTTCGAATGCCAATGTGGTGACTTTATTGGCGACTTCAAGCGAGTACGGCCCGCCCGTGTCCGTAGTTTTCAGCTGCACCGACCAGTCGCCGTTTTCATCGGCCTGTGCAGAGGCTTCACTTCCCCAAGATCCTGTCACCGTGATTATTTCACCGGGCTCTGCTTTTCCCCAGACGGTCACCTCCGCGTTCCGCTGGAGGACCATCTGATCCGAAAAAATCGCCGGCATTTCAATGGCAAAAGCCTCCAGCGCCACCAGCAGAGAAAGCAAACCGGTTTGCAGAATAATTTTCATGATCTTCCCCTCAGAATTAATCGTTTCTTCACGGCAACCACAAGGAGTGACCTCCACATAGATTCAGACAAAAGTGTGTTTGATTGCTATGAAATATATCTTTGGGAATGAACAGATGGAACGGAAAATTGCAAGATTTTGTACGTCGACGGATTACACTACAACACATGCCCTGTAATCGGAAACTGCTCTGGCGCCATGGACACCACAGTTCGGAATTACTTATTGTCCGGTAGGTTGGCATTCACATGTTCTGCCAGCTCCTCCGGACTGTCAGTACCAAGCCAGATCTTGCGCTTTTTATGTTTCAGTTTCAGCTCAAGGGCTTTGCGACCGGAGACGTTGTACAGGATCACGCCAGGCCGCAGACGAATGCCCCATCCCAGCGGAATGTAATTCTTCGGGCAGCAACTTTCGATTTTGTCAAAAGCGTAGGAACCGTGAATCAGGCCGATGCCAAAGGAAAACTTCACCGCCTCGTTCGTCACCTGGATTGTCAGATTGTAGAAGAGCAGAATAACGGCCGCAGAGATGAAAAGCACAAGTGGCATGACCTGTGGTTGCGTGTCGTTGAAAAAAACCAAAATATTCACGGCAATGATTACTCCGATGATCACCCAGCCGGTTTGCGTTTTTTTCATGAGATTACCTGTTGTTAATGAATGCTGAAATTTCCTTGACGAGTTCCGGATGGACGGGCAGATCCGGGTTCGTGTACGTGGCGATATTGGCGTTTTGATCGCCATCCACGGATTTCAGCACATGGTTCATATCATCGATGACGACCAATTCGGCATCGTTAAACGCCCCCGCTAATTTCTCGGCTTCGCTGATATCCACCTGGATGTCATTTCCACCCTGGACGATCAACGCCGGGCAACCCAGCTGCGCCATCAAATCCACCGGGACATAGTCGAACCAGGAAATCAGATACGGCTGAATCGGCTGCCGGAACAGCGCCTGGAGCGAGGGGGTCACCTTTTTGACGCGCATATCGTTTTTCAGGCTGTCAATCATCGCGACCACCTGATCGTACCACATCGGCGGCAGCTGCGGTTGCAGCTGCTTTTTCAGGATTTCGTCCGCCGGACTCCCGGCGCCGGCGATGGAGACGAATCCGTCGATTTCCGTATCCTGCGCCACAATCAGTCCGATGAGCGATCCCTCACTGTGTCCGATGATGTACACCTCGGAAAATCCGCGCTCCCGGAAATGGCGGATGATGGATTCGACATCTCTGGCAAACAGATCGATGGTCATTTCTGATTCGGGAAACTGGCTGCTCTTTCCGATGCTCCGCTTATCAAACCGCACGGTGGCGATGCCGTTATTCACCAATTCATTGGAGAGATACAGCAGACTGTTATTCGTCATGCTGGGCTGGTTGCCGTCCAGATCCGTGGGGCCGGAACCGGCTATAAAGACCGCCAGCGGCGGCGAATCAACTTCGCTGGGAACGGTGAGCACCGTGTGCAGCCGGACGCTGTCGGTCTCCACGTATACAGTGTCGACCTCCTGCGCCTGCAGGGGTACCCATGCCATAAGCAGCACCGCTACCCAAAGCAGATATCTCAATTTAGACGAGTCCCGCCAGCAGATAATTCGAGAACAGTCTGGTAAGAACGATTGATACGATAAATCCGAGAATAAAGAGTCCACCGGATTTTGCTCCTTTCAGGTTGGCCGAAATTTTAAAGGCGTTATACATGAGTGCGACAAGCCATATCGAAAGCAGAATAGTCAGCATCATAAGCAGGATTGCGAAGCCCATTTCCCATCCGGCCATGGCAACTGGGCCGTCTCCCATGCCCAGATTTTCCCAGAGAACGTATTGTCCGAATTTTTCAACACTCCCAAAAAAGCCGATGCCAGCCGCCGGGAGATACGGAAACCGCGCCAGGGCCTGGGTGCCGAATATATCCACAAGACGAACCGAGGAAGGGGAGGCGATGACCGCTGTGAGATACAGTACAACCGAAACGATGAACCAGTTGCCTGCTCCCTGGGAGACCAGGAACCAGAATGGCAAATCACCACTGATTTTTACCGAGAGGATGTCAGGGAAATGGGTGTTGCTGAAATAGGCGAGAACGGCAGTTACCAAAATAACAAGGACACCAGCTGCCAGCGCCCGGAATCCGGCGATAAACCGGAACGGATTAATCAGTTTCGTCAGCATCGGATTGCTGGCGTGTTTCAATTGTGTCAATTAGATCGTCCAGCATATTCCGGACGGTGGGATAACTCAGATTCAACTTTTTAGCCATCTTTTTCAGGCTCCCGCTGAACCGCACAAAGTCGAGTATAAATTCCTGTTCCTCCTGCGTCAACTTCAGCAGCAGTGGTAAATCGTATGAACCATTGATGGTCGTATCGCACGATTCGCAGGCCAGGCTCTGGACATTTAATTCCGATTGACAACTCGGGCACGTGAT
This Candidatus Neomarinimicrobiota bacterium DNA region includes the following protein-coding sequences:
- a CDS encoding alpha/beta hydrolase, producing the protein MAWVPLQAQEVDTVYVETDSVRLHTVLTVPSEVDSPPLAVFIAGSGPTDLDGNQPSMTNNSLLYLSNELVNNGIATVRFDKRSIGKSSQFPESEMTIDLFARDVESIIRHFRERGFSEVYIIGHSEGSLIGLIVAQDTEIDGFVSIAGAGSPADEILKKQLQPQLPPMWYDQVVAMIDSLKNDMRVKKVTPSLQALFRQPIQPYLISWFDYVPVDLMAQLGCPALIVQGGNDIQVDISEAEKLAGAFNDAELVVIDDMNHVLKSVDGDQNANIATYTNPDLPVHPELVKEISAFINNR
- a CDS encoding DUF4287 domain-containing protein, with amino-acid sequence MTREISDDAVNEATGRRWDVWMQILSGSAVADKPHKEIAAWLRNEHGVSHWWSQTITNRYEKETGRRKVGQTAEGTFQIGVQKTVHLSEGDTWERLLSQDGLQQWLGESPGFVLAEGETYETAGGITGEVRVVNDEHIRLTWQPPDWPEASTLQIRVIPKWEEKVTVSFHQEKIPSQELREEMRTRWKAALKALF
- the rhaM gene encoding L-rhamnose mutarotase; translated protein: MQRQAFKMKLKSGCKEEYEKRHAAIWPELKQLLKDAGISDYSIFLDEETNILFAVQKVSGDQGSQDLGETEVVQKWWDFMADIMETNPDNSPVTVPLEEVFHMD
- a CDS encoding glycosyl hydrolase family 2, whose product is MKIILQTGLLSLLVALEAFAIEMPAIFSDQMVLQRNAEVTVWGKAEPGEIITVTGSWGSEASAQADENGDWSVQLKTTDTGGPYSLEVANKVTTLAFEDVLLGEVWLCSGQSNMEMPMQGWPPNDLIQNSKEEISAADYPDIRLYTVERTISAQELTDTDGTWKVCTPESVAEFSATAYFFGRNLHTELGVPIGLIHASWGGTPVEAWTSTEALRTVDEMRETLEKIESSRDDVLKYNRWLASHETVQFKSSGEDRFTSLEFNDAQCANPGYDDENWRSMAQPTLWEETGMGQWDGVVWYRKNISVPPEWAGQPLTLELGPIDDMDATYFNGNLVGRNEVEGVWQKDRMYTVPGDLVKSGENLIAVRVIDTGGGGGIYGDPKEMQLYPGDEKGEALSLAGDWKYLPIAELHNGEYYRFGIETAEFFERPEVPITVGASTPSCLYNGMIAPITPLTIRGVIWYQGEANTGRPEQYKTLFPTMIRDWRDQFGQENMPFYYVQIAPYDYGPETASQRLREAQFETLSVPYTGMAVTLDIGNPDNIHPANKQDVGKRLARWALVNEYGKDAIPSGPLYTSMEKIDGKVILHFDYADGGLKITGDGSANFRIAGNDRTFYPANVKVRKSTIVVSHPEVPNPVAVRYAWDDTSAASLFNKAGLPASSFRTDDWED
- a CDS encoding DUF2089 domain-containing protein encodes the protein MDKKLPITCPSCQSELNVQSLACESCDTTINGSYDLPLLLKLTQEEQEFILDFVRFSGSLKKMAKKLNLSYPTVRNMLDDLIDTIETRQQSDADETD
- a CDS encoding transcriptional regulator, coding for MKQYDEPDRLIHAPVRLAILSALISVKEADFNFLKEAIDTSDGNLSVHLSKLEDAGYIEIHKSFVGKRPRTSCTMTDKGREAFKRYVETIEQYLHPGDVGCEKE